In a genomic window of Streptomyces sp. NBC_01231:
- a CDS encoding ABC transporter permease has protein sequence MNGFTGFVLRRGVGAMATLLAISVIVYVVFYATPGNVAQITCGPRCSPEQVHQVAQQLKLDDPLYLRYWHFLEGVFVGQDYSTGTSVGHCSAPCLGLSYQSDQQVTQIILGKLPVSLSLVFGAMALWLLLGVGTGVLSAWRRGRFTERALTGVTLAGVATPPFVIGLVLMIVVCGQLGLLPFPEYVPFSDDPEQWAWNLLLPWLTLALGEAAYFARLTRASMLETLSEDHIRTFRSYGVGERSIVGRHALRGALAPIIALNANDFGSAVGGAVLIETLFGLPGIGQELVHAVNVVDLPVVVGMVLVIGFFVVVANAVADVLYAVADRRVVLT, from the coding sequence ATGAACGGCTTCACCGGTTTCGTCCTGCGCCGTGGTGTCGGCGCCATGGCCACCCTCCTCGCGATCTCGGTGATCGTCTACGTGGTCTTCTACGCCACCCCTGGCAACGTCGCCCAGATCACCTGCGGTCCACGCTGTTCGCCGGAGCAGGTGCACCAGGTCGCCCAGCAGCTCAAGCTCGACGATCCGCTCTACCTGCGTTACTGGCACTTTCTGGAGGGCGTCTTCGTCGGTCAGGACTACTCGACCGGCACGTCCGTCGGGCACTGCTCGGCACCCTGCCTGGGGCTCTCGTACCAGAGCGATCAGCAGGTCACCCAGATCATCCTCGGGAAGCTGCCGGTCAGCCTGTCACTGGTGTTCGGTGCGATGGCGCTCTGGCTGCTGCTGGGCGTGGGCACCGGCGTGCTCTCCGCCTGGCGGCGCGGCCGGTTCACCGAGCGGGCCCTGACCGGTGTCACCCTCGCGGGTGTCGCGACGCCCCCCTTCGTCATCGGCCTGGTCCTGATGATCGTGGTCTGCGGACAACTGGGGCTGCTGCCTTTCCCGGAGTACGTCCCCTTCTCCGACGACCCGGAGCAGTGGGCGTGGAACCTGCTGCTGCCGTGGCTCACCCTCGCCCTTGGTGAGGCGGCCTACTTCGCCAGGCTGACCCGGGCGTCGATGCTCGAGACGCTCAGCGAGGACCACATCCGCACCTTCCGGTCCTACGGCGTCGGCGAGCGGTCGATCGTCGGCCGACACGCGCTGCGGGGCGCCCTGGCGCCGATCATCGCGCTGAACGCCAACGACTTCGGCTCCGCGGTCGGCGGCGCCGTTCTCATCGAGACCCTCTTCGGCCTGCCCGGTATCGGACAGGAACTGGTCCATGCCGTCAACGTGGTCGACCTGCCGGTGGTCGTCGGCATGGTCCTGGTCATCGGCTTCTTCGTGGTCGTCGCCAACGCCGTCGCGGACGTGCTGTACGCGGTGGCCGACCGACGGGTGGTACTGACGTGA
- a CDS encoding DUF3492 domain-containing protein, with the protein MRIGLLTEGGYPYVSGDARLWCDRLVRGLEQHEFDIYALSRSERQEDEGWVPLPPQVSRVRTAPLWTAEDDGVVYGRRARRRFAECYGELAASLCHGGRSDASGGPSTSEADRFASALYGLAELARDEGGLVGALRSEVAVRALERACRAPGAPRAARQARVPELLAVAGHLERALRPLSLDWYEDEGLGSVDLCHAASGGPAVLPGLLARHFTGVPLLVTEYGVRLRTHYLTATEAAPAVRVLLTAFHGRLAAEAYGRAAIVTPGNAHARRWQERCGADHDKLRTVYPGMDASDFTEVGEAPECAAPDTLVWVGRVEPAKDLVSLLHAFADIRKEEPKTRLRIVGAPAGPEGAAYLGHCKALAAQLFPDEADGPHAVGDNPVSFEERGGPDLPTLADVYAAGSVAVLSSVVEGFPISLIEAMFCGRATVSTDVGAVVEVIGGTGLVVPPRNPRALADACLALLRDPERRARLGAAARARALELFTVEQNISAFHGIYLEIVSRNPVRHIVLDHTGEPLPFAAPAESHVPGSWTERGGRVVARGGPGWAAEPQGRATAPIAAAEGAS; encoded by the coding sequence GTGCGCATCGGACTGCTTACGGAGGGTGGCTATCCGTATGTGAGCGGTGACGCCAGGCTCTGGTGCGACCGGCTCGTGCGCGGGCTTGAGCAGCACGAGTTCGACATCTACGCGCTCAGTCGCAGCGAACGCCAGGAGGACGAGGGCTGGGTCCCGCTGCCGCCGCAGGTCAGCAGGGTGCGTACGGCACCGCTGTGGACCGCGGAGGACGACGGGGTGGTGTATGGACGGCGTGCGCGCCGGCGGTTCGCCGAGTGTTACGGCGAGTTGGCGGCCTCGTTGTGTCACGGGGGTCGGTCAGACGCTTCCGGGGGGCCGTCCACCTCAGAGGCGGACCGTTTCGCCAGCGCGCTGTACGGGCTCGCCGAACTTGCCCGCGACGAAGGCGGGCTGGTGGGGGCGCTCCGTTCCGAGGTCGCCGTGCGTGCCCTCGAACGCGCCTGTCGTGCGCCCGGCGCGCCTCGTGCGGCGCGCCAGGCGCGTGTACCCGAACTGCTCGCCGTCGCCGGGCATCTGGAGCGTGCCCTGCGCCCCCTTTCGCTCGACTGGTACGAGGACGAAGGGCTCGGCTCCGTCGACCTGTGCCACGCCGCGTCCGGCGGCCCCGCGGTCCTGCCCGGGCTGCTCGCGCGCCACTTCACCGGTGTGCCCCTGCTGGTGACCGAGTACGGCGTGCGGCTGCGCACCCACTACCTGACCGCGACGGAGGCCGCACCCGCCGTGCGGGTCCTGCTCACCGCCTTCCACGGCAGGCTCGCCGCCGAGGCCTACGGGCGGGCTGCGATCGTCACGCCCGGCAACGCGCACGCCCGTCGCTGGCAGGAGCGCTGCGGCGCGGACCACGACAAGCTCCGCACGGTCTACCCGGGCATGGACGCCTCGGACTTCACGGAGGTCGGCGAGGCGCCGGAGTGCGCGGCTCCCGACACCCTCGTCTGGGTGGGCCGGGTGGAACCGGCCAAGGACCTGGTGTCCTTGCTGCACGCCTTCGCCGATATCCGCAAGGAGGAGCCCAAGACCCGGCTGCGCATCGTCGGCGCCCCCGCGGGCCCCGAGGGCGCCGCCTACCTCGGGCACTGCAAGGCGCTGGCCGCGCAGCTCTTCCCGGACGAGGCCGACGGGCCGCACGCAGTCGGCGACAACCCGGTGTCCTTCGAGGAGCGAGGCGGCCCTGACCTGCCGACCCTCGCCGACGTGTACGCCGCGGGCTCCGTGGCCGTCCTGTCCAGTGTGGTCGAGGGTTTCCCCATCAGCCTGATCGAGGCCATGTTCTGCGGTCGCGCGACGGTCTCCACCGATGTCGGCGCGGTCGTGGAGGTCATCGGCGGCACCGGACTGGTCGTGCCCCCGCGCAATCCGCGGGCGCTCGCCGATGCGTGCCTGGCGCTGCTGCGCGACCCCGAGCGCCGTGCGCGCCTGGGAGCCGCCGCACGCGCCCGTGCGCTCGAACTGTTCACCGTCGAGCAGAACATCTCGGCATTTCACGGCATTTACCTGGAGATCGTCTCGCGTAATCCGGTCCGCCACATCGTCCTCGACCACACCGGAGAGCCCCTGCCGTTCGCCGCGCCCGCCGAGTCCCACGTACCCGGCAGCTGGACCGAGCGCGGCGGGCGGGTCGTGGCTCGCGGCGGACCCGGCTGGGCGGCGGAGCCGCAGGGCCGGGCCACGGCACCGATCGCCGCGGCGGAGGGAGCGTCATGA
- a CDS encoding ABC transporter ATP-binding protein, with protein MSDFQKAPSRSLVDVRDLSVEFGELRAVDGLSFRLERGAALALVGESGSGKSTVASALLGLHRGTGARVGGSVTVAGVDVRQASDDALRRLRGAKAAMVFQDPLSSLDPYYAIGDQIAEVYRVHTRASRRAARARAVEVLDRVGIPDAPRRSRSRPHEFSGGMRQRALIAMALACEPELLIADEPTTALDVTVQAQILDLLHTLREETGMGLLLVTHDVGVAAESVDEVLVMRHGRVVEHGPVAAVLREPAQPYTRELLDAVPRVDAPRAPSRASDEVVLEATGLRREFGRGKRAFAAVDDVSVTIRRGETLGIVGESGSGKTTLGRMLVGLLEPTAGEVRYEGHARVGVRPAVQMVFQDPVSSLNPRRSVGESIADPLRARGAGGLPLGRSRERGKDEGRIRGRVAELLERVGLEAAHYDRYPHEFSGGQRQRVGIARALAADPRVIVCDEPVSALDVTTQAQVVALLGELQRELGLALVFVAHDLAVVRQVSDRVAVMRRGRLVESGPSDEVYDNPQDPYTKQLLAAVPALDPELAARRRATRHEPAVTTERL; from the coding sequence GTGAGCGACTTTCAGAAGGCTCCTTCCCGCAGTCTCGTCGACGTGCGGGACCTGTCCGTCGAGTTCGGCGAGCTGCGTGCCGTCGACGGGCTCTCCTTCCGGCTGGAGCGGGGCGCCGCCCTCGCCCTGGTCGGTGAGTCCGGCTCCGGCAAGTCCACGGTCGCCTCGGCCCTGCTGGGCCTGCACCGCGGCACCGGCGCGCGCGTCGGCGGCTCGGTCACGGTCGCCGGTGTCGACGTACGACAGGCGTCGGACGACGCGTTGCGGCGGCTGCGGGGCGCGAAGGCCGCGATGGTCTTCCAGGACCCGCTGTCGTCCCTCGACCCGTACTACGCGATCGGGGACCAGATCGCCGAGGTGTACCGCGTGCACACGCGGGCGTCGCGCCGGGCGGCACGCGCGCGTGCGGTGGAGGTACTGGACCGGGTGGGGATCCCGGACGCACCGAGGCGGTCACGTTCCCGTCCGCACGAGTTCAGCGGTGGCATGCGACAGCGTGCCCTCATCGCGATGGCGCTGGCCTGCGAACCCGAACTGCTGATCGCCGACGAGCCGACGACCGCGCTCGACGTCACCGTCCAGGCCCAGATCCTCGACCTGCTGCACACGCTGCGCGAGGAGACCGGCATGGGGCTGCTGCTCGTCACGCACGACGTGGGTGTCGCCGCCGAGAGCGTCGACGAGGTCCTCGTCATGCGGCACGGGAGGGTTGTCGAGCACGGGCCTGTCGCAGCAGTGCTGAGGGAGCCCGCGCAGCCGTACACCCGCGAACTGCTGGACGCGGTCCCGCGCGTGGACGCGCCCCGCGCACCCTCCCGGGCGTCCGACGAGGTCGTTCTGGAGGCGACCGGCCTGCGTCGCGAATTCGGGCGCGGGAAGCGGGCGTTCGCGGCCGTGGACGATGTGTCGGTGACGATCCGGCGCGGCGAGACCCTCGGCATCGTGGGCGAGAGCGGCAGCGGCAAGACGACCCTGGGCCGGATGCTCGTAGGGCTCCTGGAGCCGACGGCGGGGGAGGTGCGCTACGAGGGACACGCGCGCGTGGGAGTGCGTCCCGCCGTGCAGATGGTCTTCCAGGACCCGGTCTCCTCCCTCAACCCCCGCCGCAGTGTGGGCGAGTCGATCGCCGACCCGTTGCGGGCGCGCGGAGCGGGGGGCCTCCCGCTCGGGCGAAGCCGAGAGCGGGGGAAGGACGAGGGGCGCATCCGGGGGCGTGTGGCGGAACTGCTGGAGCGCGTGGGGCTCGAAGCCGCGCACTACGACCGCTACCCGCACGAGTTCAGCGGCGGACAGCGCCAGCGCGTGGGCATCGCGCGGGCGCTCGCGGCCGACCCGCGCGTCATCGTCTGCGACGAGCCCGTGTCCGCGCTGGACGTCACCACCCAGGCCCAGGTGGTCGCCCTGCTCGGCGAGTTGCAGCGGGAACTCGGACTCGCCCTCGTGTTCGTCGCGCACGACCTCGCAGTCGTGCGTCAGGTCAGCGACCGGGTCGCGGTGATGCGCCGCGGGCGGCTCGTCGAGTCCGGCCCGTCCGACGAGGTGTACGACAACCCGCAGGACCCGTACACCAAGCAACTCCTGGCCGCCGTGCCCGCACTCGACCCGGAGCTCGCGGCACGGCGCAGGGCGACCCGGCACGAGCCGGCCGTGACGACCGAACGTCTGTGA